GCCCCATGAGGCGCACCAGTTTGTCTGACCAGAACCAGCGATTGGTGTTGGCGTCCAGCTCGAAGCTGCCGATGCTGGCCGCCTCCTGCGCCATGAGCAGCATTTCCTGATTGCGGCGCAGCTGATTGAAGGCGCGCCGATGCTCGGTCACGTCCTCCAGGACCGCCACCACCCCGTCGTCCGCCGGATAGGCGTACACCAACTGCCAGCGGTCCAGCTGCACATCGTGGCGCTCGAATCGGGCCGGGGCCCCCGTGTCGAGCACCGTCTGGTAGGCCCGGTGGAAGATGGAATCGCGCAGCGTGGGATACGCGTCCCAGATGTGGACGCCCACCAGGCTCGCGGGGTCCACACTGCCATAGCGGGCCGCGGACGGGTTCACATAGCGCACCCGGAACTGTCGATCGAGAACCAGCTTCGGGTTGGGACTCAGTGCAAACAGCGCCACCTGCTCCGGCGACAGCGGCCGGAACGGCGGGAGTTCGGCGGGCCGAGGGGCGGGGGCCGAAGAGGCGCTGGTTGACACGGAGGCGGCCAACTTGGCGTCCGACTGGGACTCCGACATGACGTCGAGGGGCGGGCGTCGAGGGTGCATGGCCACAGGAGCTCGGCCATGCCAGGGAGGGACAGGAGCCGCCACGTCGCGAACTCAGCTCCCTAAAATGACGCCGCGGTCGCAATTGAACATAGGGCACTCGCCCCATTGCCCGCTGGACTTTCACGGACTGGCACGCAGGTGATCGGCCCGCCCTGCCAATAGCTCAGCTCGGCAGGGCGCCGCTAATTCCCTTCGCAGTGAGCCGAACTCGTCAGAACTCGATCTGCGTCCCCAGTTCCACCACACGATTGGGCGGAATGCCGAAGAACGCCGTGGCGCCGCGGGCGTTGCGCGACATCAGCGCAAAAATGACCTTGCGCCACCTGGACAACTTGACGCGATCGTTGGGCCGGCTGGCCACGGGAATGAGACGTTCGCGGCCAAGGAAGTAACTGGTTTCCATGGGCTTGGCGCGAATGCCCATCTGATCCACCACTTCGAGCACCTGCGGGATGTTGGGCGTCTGCATGAAGCCGTAGGTGGCGATCACCCGCCAGAATCCCTGGCCCAGCGGCATCAGGCGCACGCGCTCCGCGGGCGTCGTTTCCGGCACATCGGCGGTCTTTACCGACATCAGCAGCACACGCTCGTGCAGCACCTTGTTGTGCTTGAGGTGATGCAGCAGCACAGGCGGCACACCGTCGGCCGAACTGGTCATGAACACCGCCGTCCCACTCACCCGGTGCACCGTGGACTTCTCCACGCCATCGAGAAAGAGGTCGATGGGCATGGTGCCTTCGTTGAGTCGCTGCGTGAGCAGGGCGCGTCCCCGCTTCCAGGTGAGCATGAGCAGGAAGAGCACCAGGCCCAGCGCCATGGGCACCCAGCCCCCGTGCATCAGCTTGACCACGTTGGCGCCGAAGAAGAACAGGTCCACCGTGAGAAAGAGGCCGCTCAGCAGCAGCGCCTGCCAGGGCTCCCAGCGGAAGCGGATGCGTGCCACGAGGTAGAACAGCACGCTCGTGATGAGCATGGTGCCGGTGACCGCAATGCCATAGGCCGCGCCCAAGTTGCTGGTGTTGCGGAAGGCCAGCACCACAACCAGACAGCCCACGGCAATGAACCAGTTCACCTCGGGAATGTAGATCTGGCCTTCTTCCACCTTGGACGTGTGTCGGATCTCGAGACGTGGGATGAAGCCCAGCGCGATGCCCTGTCGGGTGGTGGAGAACGCGCCGGAAATCATGGCCTGCGAGGCCACAATGGCCGCCAGCGTAGCGATGATGAGCAGCGGCACCAGGAACCACGACGGCGCGAGCAGGAAGAACGGGTTCTCCGCCGCTGCCGGATTCTCGAGCAGCAGCGCACCCTGCCCGAAGTAATTGAGCAGCAGGGACGGGAACACCAGAATGATCCAAGCCAGGCGGATGGGCTTGGCGCCGAAGTGGCCCATGTCGGCGTACAGCGCTTCACCGCCCGTAATGACCAGCACCACCGAGCCCAGCACGAAGAACGACAGACTGCCGTTGGCCTGCACGAACTGCACCGCATACCAGGGGTTCACCGCGGCAAGAATGCCGGGCTGCCGAACAATTTCGGCCAGGCCCAGCACGGCAATGGTGATGAACCAGACCAGCGTGATGGGGCCGAAGGCCTTGCCCACGAGGTCGGTGCCGAAGCGCTGCACGGTGAACAGCGTCCCGAGGATGACCACGGTGATGGGGACGATGTAGGCCGCGAGGGAGGGAATGGCAAACTCGAGACCTTCCATGGCGCCCAGCACACTCATGGCTGGCGTGATGATGCCGTCGCCGTAGAGGAGGGCGGTGCCGAAGAGGGCGAGGGCGACGAAAATGCCACCCTTGGTAAAGCTGTGCGGGGTGCCGCGCGGGAAGATCAGCGCCAGCAGGGCGAACTGGCCGCCTTCGCCACGATTGTCAGCGCGCAGCACGAAGCTCACATACTTCACGCTGACCACCAGCGTGAGGGCCCAGACGATCAGCGAGAGGACCCCGAACACATTCTCGCGGGTGGGCTGCAGGCCATAGAGATGGCCGAAGATTTCCTTGACCGAGTACAGCGGGCTGGTGCCGATGTCCCCGTATACCACGCCAAGCGCGGTGAGCGTAAGGATCGCCAACCGTTTGCCGGTGGGATCGGGGTCGCGGTGATGATGGCCGCTGGAAACGGCTGCCGCGGGAAACATGCCAGTGGTGGCTCGAATGACCTCGCCAGGCTTGGCATCGAGGGCATTGACCGGACCGGGGTCGTCGTCCGCGGCCGGTCCGGATTTCGAGCCGCCACTGACCGAGGATGTAGAGGCGTCGTCGGTCATGTAACGGGTGATGAAACGCGCAATCTAGTGGGAATCGGAAGCAAGGTGGAGGACCCGCGAAAACTCGAGGCTCGGAACCGATCGGTGAGGCCATCAACCCAAAACCCGGAACCTGAACCCAGAACTCGAAACTGATCAGTTCCGAGTTCTGGGTTCGGGTTCCGGGTCATTGGTTCGCCAACCCAGAACTCCCCACTTGTACTCAAAGCTCAAAGCTCACCGAAAGTCCGGTCAGCTATGAGCTTTGAGTTCAAGTCTTGAGTTTTGGGTCTGCTCCTGCCGCGCGCCGCCTACAACTCCCGCCCGATGAGCGTCGACAACTGCGCCCGCGCCACCCGCCCATCAAACCGGGCCTGGATGAGCGCCTGGCGCGCCTGATTGAGCTGGGTCTGCGAGGTCAGCAGATCCAGCAGCGTGGACGCGCCGAGCGCGTAGCGCTGCTGCTGTACCCGCAGATCTTCTTCGGCGGCGGCGATGGCCGCCAGCTGCACTTCCACGCGGGCCTCGGCCGTGTTGAGCGCGCGCAGCTGCTGCTCGAGCTGCTGCCGCGCCGCCAACCGCGCATCGCGGGCCTGGGCCTCGGCGTTGCGGAGCGCGACATCGGCCTGCACCGAGGCCTGCTCACGCGCGAGGTTGTTGAACAGCGGCAGCGACAGGTTGAACGTCATGTTCTGCCGGTTCGGATTGCTGCCACCGAACAGCACCAGGTTGCCACGGTCGAACTCGCGGCTACCCTGCGTCAACGTGTACTGGTACGAGAGCGACAGCGTCGGCAGATACTGCGAACGCTGCGCGTTCTTGCTCGCGCGCGCCGACTGCAGATTGGCCTCGGCCACCTGTACCGCGGGGCCACGCGACACGAGGGTTTCCAGCTCGTCCTCCGTTGGCATGGCCGCTGCCACATACGCCGTATCGGACAGCGAGGCGGTGACCGTGGTGGGCGAACCCACCAGGCGCGTGAGCGCGGCATTGGCCACCCGCCGATCGTTCTGCGCCGTGAGCACGGCCAGGCGCGCGTTGCCGACCTGAATGACACTGCGCAGCGAGTCGGACTTGGTGGCCACACCGGCCGTTACGCGGGCCGCTGAGGCCTTGAGCTGCTGCTCTGCCTGCTCGAGCAGTGCCTTGGCCGCCAGTTCCGATTCATGCGCGGCCAGCACGGCGTAGTACTGCTGCTTGACCTGGAACGAGGCATCGAAGCGCGACTGGATGACCGTCGCGTCGGCCACGTCCCCCCCAGCACGCGCGCGACGCAGCTCGGCCCAGCGACGGCCACCGTCAAACAACTCGAGCTGCGTGTTGAGCCCGTTGTTGTAGTTCCACGGATTGCCCGTGAGCGGGATGAGCTGACCCTGGAAGAACTGCACACCCTGCGTGCGTCCGCTCGAGGCATTCATCGTGAGCGACGGCAGATAGGAAGCCACCGCCGAGCGGGCCGCCGCCGCGGCGGTGCGCTCGAGGCCCCGCGCACTCACCACGGCCGGCAGATTGCGCTGCGCCATCTGCACCGCCTCGGCCAGCGAAATGGGGCGTGCCCCATCATCTGGAACGGTGGACGTCTGTGCACGCAGCGGGGCGGCCACATGGACCGCCCCGAGTACCAGCATCATCGTCCCGCGCTGCATCATGCGGATCACTGCTTTTCCCCTCGGACACGCGCTACACTGTCGGCGGCCCGTTCGTTGCGTTCGATGAGCTCGTAGAAGCCGCGCGTTTGCGACTCGTTGAGCTCCTTGAGAATGAGGACGCGCGCAGAATCGCGCGTGGAGTCGAGTTGTGCCCGCACCGGCGCCAGCAATTCACGCTGTCTGGCGCGCCGCCACGCCCAGATGGAATCCACTCGCTGACGCTGGGCGTCGCTGAATTCCAGCGCGCGCGCCAGCTCCTCCTGGGCGTCGTACACGCGCAGCTCCGGCTTGTTGAGCGCGCGATCCGTGGCAAAGCCCACCACGCCGCCCGTGAGGAAGGCGGCGAGAATGGACATCATGGCCACGGACTTGGCCTGTTTGGCTGAAGACACGTGCCGCTGACTCAGTAGCTGTCGAGCAGCTCGAGGAAGCGCTCGGGCGCGTCCGGCGGCAGGTCGCGCTTGTCACGACGCGACAGCGTGCCGTCGTCGATGGGAAGCGGCATCGCCGCTTCCACGGCGCGTCGCGCCGCCATGTGCCGCGCCTCGGCATCGGCCCGCTGCTCACGCACAAAGGTGGCGCCCGCCGCCATGAGCGCGATGGTCGCCGCCACCAGACCGGCCTTCTGCCAGTCGGCACGACGGAACTCACCAAAGCCACTCCACCACGCCGGCTTGAGCTCCTGCACGGCGCCACTGAGCGACGCGCCGAGTCGCTGCATGAGCCGCGACTCGAAGCCCTGCCAGTAGGCATCGTCCTGCGGCGCCGCGTAGTGCGCCCGCAGCATCTCGGTCACGCGAGGATCCGCGTCCGGGCGCTGCCCGTCGTCGTTCCGGGTGACGTTCATTTTACGCTCCGAAGATTGCTCAGTTGGCGCCTGAGATGCGCCCGAGCATGGTGCAAGTCCGACCGGGCCGTGCCCTCGGGAATTCCGAGGATGGCGCCGATCTCCGCATGCTTGTAGCCCTCGACGTCATGCAGCACGATGACCGCGCGCTGCCGTTCGCCGAGGGTGTCGAGCGCGCGCACGAGGCGCGCGCGTAGTTCATCCGCTTCGGCCGGATCGCGATGCGGAGAGGACAGGGTCTCCGGCAACTCGTCGGCGTCCCGCACCTTGCGCCGCCGCGCGATGTCCAGCGCGGCATTGGCCACGATGCGGTGCAACCACGCCCCGAAGGCCTGCTCGGGACGGAACCGCTCCAACGCCCGGAAGGCATGCAGAAACCCTTCCTGCACCGCATCCTCGGCGTCGTCGTGCGAGAGCACGATGGCGCGCGCCACGGCGTAGGCCCGTCGCTGATGCCGACGCACCAGACCCGCGAAGGCGGTGTTGTCACCGGCCTGCGCTGCCAGCACCAGATGCCGCTCTTCGAGGGCGTCCGGCGACAGCGGGCGGTCAGCCACCGCAGTCCCCCGCGAGGGCCAGGCGGCAGGCCGGGCCACAGAGGGCCCCGCCAGAGACGAAGGCAGAGGAATGGCTGTCACAGGGTCGTTGGGGGTCACTGGGTTTACGCATCGCTGGAAAGCGCCGTTGAAGGCGCGACCCCTTGGAGACCCAGGGCTTCGGCGTTGGCCTGCATGGCCGACAATACCACCCCGATGTGCTCATCGAGTGGCACCCCGAGGGCCTCGGCCCCCTGCACGATGTCGTCGCGGTTGACCCCGCGGGCAAAGGCCTTGTCCTTCATCTTCTTTCGTACCCCGGCCACGTCCACATCGGCCACGGCCTTCGACGGTTTGACGAGCGCGCAGGCGGTGATGAGCCCGGTCAGTTCGTCCACGGCAAAGAGGGCCTTGGCCATGGGGGTCACACGGGCGACCCCGGTGTAATGCGCGTGGCCCAGCACGGCCTCGCAGATGTCCTCGGGCCAGCCCAGCGTCCGGAGGTGGCGCACGCCTTCCGCCGGATGCTCGGCGTCCGCTGCCTGGGCATCATTGGGGAAGCGCTCGTAATCGAAGTCGTGAATGAGCCCTGCCACCCCCCAGGCCTCCTCGTCCGCGCCAAGGCGACGGGCATAGGCCCGCATGGCCGTTTCGACGGCCAGCATGTGTTTGCGGAGGGACTCGGACTGGGTCCACTCGTGGACAAGGGCGAGGGCGGAGGAACGCGAGGGCATCGGGGCAAGCTGAGGGGATGTCGCCTCAACTGCAACCGCAGTCGTGGACCGCAACCGCAGTTGCGGGAACCGAAACCGCAGTCTTTGACCGCAACCGCAGTCTGGGGGCTGAAAGGGCAGTCGGGCACTGCTACCGCAGTCGGGGTTACCGAAAGCGCAGTCGTGGACTGCCACGGCGGTCTTTGACAGCTACCGCAGTTGTGGCCTGCTACCGCAGTTTGCGCCCGCAGTTGTGGTCAGACGCAGTCGCTGTCGACCGCAGGGGCGGTAACCCCGACTGCGTGGACTCCGACTGCGGTGGCCCAGACCGTGGGCGCAGACTGCGGTGGATTCCCAAGACTGCATGGGCAATCCAGAACTGCAGTGGCCTTCCACGACCGCGCTTTCGGTAGCCCCGACTGCGGTGGCAGTGCCCGACCGCCCTTTCAGCCACCCAACTGCGGTAGCAGTCCACGACCGCGGTTTCGGTTCCCGCAACTGCAGTTGCAGTCCAAGACCGCAGTTGCAGTTGAAGTTCAATGCGCGTCGACCGGCCCCGGTGTCATCCTCCCATTCCTCCATATCAACAACAACGGCAACGCCGCCACCAACAACACCCCCGAAATCAGATAAATCCTCGAAAACGCCAGCACACTCGCCTGCGCGCCAACCTGCGCATCGAGCATCGCCAGCGCCTGCTGCTTGGCCGTCACCGCATCCGTGCCCCGCGCCATCAGCCCGCGTGTGAGCGCGCCCAGCCGCTCCATCGTCGCAAAGTCGTAGGCCCCCACGTGTTCCGTGAGCTGGGCCTTGAAGGTTTTGGTGTAGCGCGAGAGCAGCGTGGCCATGATGGCAATGCCCAGCGAGCCGCCCAACTGCCGCAGCAGATTGAACATGCCCGTGCCCTGACCCAGCTTGTGCACCGGCAAGTCCGACATGCTCGCGCCGGTGAGCGGCACGAACAGGAGACCCAGCCCCACGCCGCGCATGATGAGCGGCCAGAACAGGTCGTCCGTGCCCGCTTCGAGTGGCAGCCGTGACAGCGACCACATCGCGCCCAGAAAGAGCAACGCGCCCGCGCTGATGAGCAGCCGCGCATCGAAGCGTCCACCGAGTCGGCCCATCACGCCCATCGTCACCGCGCTCGCAATGGCGCCCGGCAGAATCACGAGCCCCGTCTGCTGCGCCGTGTAGCCATGCAGCTGCTGCAGAAATACCGGCAGCACGAACACCGAGCCATAGAGCGCGAGGCCCATGAATGCCGCGAACACCACGCCGGGTGCCAGCTGACGCGAACGCAGCACGCGAAAATCAATGACCGGTTCGTCCACCGTGAGCTCGCGCCACACCAGCAGCACCGCCGACACCACACTCACCACCGCCAGCGTCGTCACGAAGCGCGACTCGAACCAGTCAAAGCGCTCACCGCGCTCGAGCATCCACTGCAGCGCGCCCACGGCCAGGGTGAGCAGCACGATGCCCAGCACATCCACCGACTTGGCTCGCACCTGATGCGCCACATCGCGCACGTACGTCCACACCATCAGGCCGGCGATGAGCCCCAGCGGCACGTTGATGTAGAAAATCCACGGCCACGCATACGCGTCCACGATGTAGCCACCCAGCGTGGGCCCAAGCGTGGGTCCCACCATCACGCCCACACCAAAGATGGCCTGGCCAATACCGCGCTCGTGCGGGGGGAACGATTCAAACAGGGTTGTCTGCGCCGTCGACAGCAGCGCGCCGCCGCCCAAGCCTTGCAGCACCCGCCAGAACACCAGCCCCCACAGCGTCGTCGCCGCGCCGCAGAAGAAGCTCGCCAGCACGAAGATGGCAATCGACCCCGTGAGATAGCGGCGCCGGCCGAAGTAGCCCGACAGCCAGCTCGACATGGGAATGATGATCACGTTGGCAATGATGTAGCTCGTGCTCACCCACGCGATCTCGTCGAGCGTCGCCCCCAGCGTGCCCATCATGTGCGGAATGGCCACGTTCACGATGCTCGTATCCACCAGCTCGAGCACCGCCGCCAGCGTCACCGCAATCGCGATCAGATACTTGTTGCGGTACGGATCATCCGCTCCAGCGCGCGGCGCAACATCGCGCGACGATACATCGCGCGGCGCCCCGGCGGCCGCCACATCAGGCGACGCCGAACCAGGCAACGAAGGACTCAGGGTCGCCCCCATGGCGTCTCCTACTGCACCACGATGTGCGCCACCACCGACATGCCGGGCCGCAGGGGACGCTCGGCGTCCAGCGCCTTCGTGATGCGAATGCGCACCGGTACCCGCTGCACCACCTTGGTGAAGTTGCCCGTGGCGTTGTCCGGTGGCAGCAGCGCAAACTTGGCGCCCGTCGCCGAGGCAATGCTTTCCACCTCGCCCTCGATTTCCGCCCCGTCATACGCATCCACTTCGAGATGCACACGCTGCCCGGTTCGAATGCGCGCGAGCTGCGTTTCCTTCACGTTGGCCGACACGTACACACCAGTGTCGCTCACCACACTCATGAGCGTCTGCCCGGGCTGCACAAGCTGACCTGGCTCCACCTGCTTGCGTGACACCGTGCCTGCGAGTGGCGCGGTAATGGTCGTGAACGCGCGCTGCAGCGCGGCCTGATCACGCGCGGCCTCTGCCGCCGCCAGACGCGCCTCGGCGAGACGCACACCCGCCTCGGCGCCGGCAATGCCGCTCGTGGCCGCGCGCACCTGACGCTCGGTGGCCGCCAGGTTGGCCGTTGCGGCATCAAACGCGGCGCGCGCCGCATCAAGTTGCGCCGCACTCACGATCTGCTTGGTTACCAGTTCCTTCGCGCGCGCATAGTCTGACTCGGCGCGTGTGAGCGCCGCACGCGCCGCGGCCACCTGCGCCGTGCCCACATCACGCTGACTGGTGGCTGTGCGCACCATGGTAGCCGCCTGGCCTTCCATGCCGCGACTGCCCGCCGCGGCGCGCGCTGCCGCCAGCTCAGCCTCGGCCTGCGCAAGACGCACGTCGTATTCGCGGGCATCGATGCGCAGCAGCAGCGTGCTGTCGGCCACGTGTCCGTTTTCACGCGCCGGGACCTCGAGCACATAGCCACCCACCTTCGCCACAATCGGCACGATATGCCCCTCGACCTGCGCATTGTCGGTGGATTCGTGTGCGCGGGAAAACGACCACTGCCGGAAGCCCCACACGCCAAGGGCAATGGCGGCGGTGGCGGGAAGCGCGAGACGGAGATTCATGGGACGATGATTGAGAGTGACGGTGACTATTGCAGCTGACGGATCGAACCGATGGCCTTGCTGCGATTCACCCGGGCCTGCTGATAGGCGGCCAGCGCGTCGATGCGCAGCGTGCGTGCCTGATTGAGTGACAGCAGCGCGGCAATCACGTCGCCGTTGCCGGCCACACCGGCCTCAAAGCGATCGCGCGCCTGCTGCACTTCCTGCTCGGCCAATGCCAGCCGTTCCTGCACGGCGTCCAACTGCTCGGCGGCCGACGCCAGATCGAGCAGTGCGGCGCGGACTTCGAGCGCGCCCTGCTCACGCAGGTCGCGCAGACGGGTATCGGTTTCGCGCGCCAACGCGACCTGCTCTTCCAATCGCGCCTCGCGACGAAATCCGTCAAACAGGCCCACGCTCAGTTGCACACCCCAGCTGTAGGTGGGCAGCAGGCGCTCCCAGTTGCGACCCAGCACCCCGTGATCCACCACGAGACCAAGCTGCGGCGTGCGTTCCCACCGGATGGCGCGCGCCGCTTCGCGCTGCGCACGCTCCTGTGCGCCGAGGGCCCGCAGGTCTGCGCGTCCGCTCAA
The window above is part of the Gemmatimonas sp. UBA7669 genome. Proteins encoded here:
- a CDS encoding DHA2 family efflux MFS transporter permease subunit, encoding MGATLSPSLPGSASPDVAAAGAPRDVSSRDVAPRAGADDPYRNKYLIAIAVTLAAVLELVDTSIVNVAIPHMMGTLGATLDEIAWVSTSYIIANVIIIPMSSWLSGYFGRRRYLTGSIAIFVLASFFCGAATTLWGLVFWRVLQGLGGGALLSTAQTTLFESFPPHERGIGQAIFGVGVMVGPTLGPTLGGYIVDAYAWPWIFYINVPLGLIAGLMVWTYVRDVAHQVRAKSVDVLGIVLLTLAVGALQWMLERGERFDWFESRFVTTLAVVSVVSAVLLVWRELTVDEPVIDFRVLRSRQLAPGVVFAAFMGLALYGSVFVLPVFLQQLHGYTAQQTGLVILPGAIASAVTMGVMGRLGGRFDARLLISAGALLFLGAMWSLSRLPLEAGTDDLFWPLIMRGVGLGLLFVPLTGASMSDLPVHKLGQGTGMFNLLRQLGGSLGIAIMATLLSRYTKTFKAQLTEHVGAYDFATMERLGALTRGLMARGTDAVTAKQQALAMLDAQVGAQASVLAFSRIYLISGVLLVAALPLLLIWRNGRMTPGPVDAH
- a CDS encoding HlyD family secretion protein, which encodes MNLRLALPATAAIALGVWGFRQWSFSRAHESTDNAQVEGHIVPIVAKVGGYVLEVPARENGHVADSTLLLRIDAREYDVRLAQAEAELAAARAAAGSRGMEGQAATMVRTATSQRDVGTAQVAAARAALTRAESDYARAKELVTKQIVSAAQLDAARAAFDAATANLAATERQVRAATSGIAGAEAGVRLAEARLAAAEAARDQAALQRAFTTITAPLAGTVSRKQVEPGQLVQPGQTLMSVVSDTGVYVSANVKETQLARIRTGQRVHLEVDAYDGAEIEGEVESIASATGAKFALLPPDNATGNFTKVVQRVPVRIRITKALDAERPLRPGMSVVAHIVVQ
- a CDS encoding potassium transporter Kup translates to MTDDASTSSVSGGSKSGPAADDDPGPVNALDAKPGEVIRATTGMFPAAAVSSGHHHRDPDPTGKRLAILTLTALGVVYGDIGTSPLYSVKEIFGHLYGLQPTRENVFGVLSLIVWALTLVVSVKYVSFVLRADNRGEGGQFALLALIFPRGTPHSFTKGGIFVALALFGTALLYGDGIITPAMSVLGAMEGLEFAIPSLAAYIVPITVVILGTLFTVQRFGTDLVGKAFGPITLVWFITIAVLGLAEIVRQPGILAAVNPWYAVQFVQANGSLSFFVLGSVVLVITGGEALYADMGHFGAKPIRLAWIILVFPSLLLNYFGQGALLLENPAAAENPFFLLAPSWFLVPLLIIATLAAIVASQAMISGAFSTTRQGIALGFIPRLEIRHTSKVEEGQIYIPEVNWFIAVGCLVVVLAFRNTSNLGAAYGIAVTGTMLITSVLFYLVARIRFRWEPWQALLLSGLFLTVDLFFFGANVVKLMHGGWVPMALGLVLFLLMLTWKRGRALLTQRLNEGTMPIDLFLDGVEKSTVHRVSGTAVFMTSSADGVPPVLLHHLKHNKVLHERVLLMSVKTADVPETTPAERVRLMPLGQGFWRVIATYGFMQTPNIPQVLEVVDQMGIRAKPMETSYFLGRERLIPVASRPNDRVKLSRWRKVIFALMSRNARGATAFFGIPPNRVVELGTQIEF
- a CDS encoding TolC family protein — translated: MMQRGTMMLVLGAVHVAAPLRAQTSTVPDDGARPISLAEAVQMAQRNLPAVVSARGLERTAAAAARSAVASYLPSLTMNASSGRTQGVQFFQGQLIPLTGNPWNYNNGLNTQLELFDGGRRWAELRRARAGGDVADATVIQSRFDASFQVKQQYYAVLAAHESELAAKALLEQAEQQLKASAARVTAGVATKSDSLRSVIQVGNARLAVLTAQNDRRVANAALTRLVGSPTTVTASLSDTAYVAAAMPTEDELETLVSRGPAVQVAEANLQSARASKNAQRSQYLPTLSLSYQYTLTQGSREFDRGNLVLFGGSNPNRQNMTFNLSLPLFNNLAREQASVQADVALRNAEAQARDARLAARQQLEQQLRALNTAEARVEVQLAAIAAAEEDLRVQQQRYALGASTLLDLLTSQTQLNQARQALIQARFDGRVARAQLSTLIGREL
- a CDS encoding HDIG domain-containing metalloprotein; protein product: MPSRSSALALVHEWTQSESLRKHMLAVETAMRAYARRLGADEEAWGVAGLIHDFDYERFPNDAQAADAEHPAEGVRHLRTLGWPEDICEAVLGHAHYTGVARVTPMAKALFAVDELTGLITACALVKPSKAVADVDVAGVRKKMKDKAFARGVNRDDIVQGAEALGVPLDEHIGVVLSAMQANAEALGLQGVAPSTALSSDA
- a CDS encoding RNA polymerase sigma factor; translation: MADRPLSPDALEERHLVLAAQAGDNTAFAGLVRRHQRRAYAVARAIVLSHDDAEDAVQEGFLHAFRALERFRPEQAFGAWLHRIVANAALDIARRRKVRDADELPETLSSPHRDPAEADELRARLVRALDTLGERQRAVIVLHDVEGYKHAEIGAILGIPEGTARSDLHHARAHLRRQLSNLRSVK